In one window of Pseudomonadota bacterium DNA:
- a CDS encoding PAS domain-containing protein has translation MDDGQARDAPPLEPSRILDAVADPVLVISRSFRIVYMNAAARARYGSPGFDDEATSCHAVMHGSAKPCFEAGVLCPVCEVFETGARAHIVHDHVSPDGTFAAEEVVASPLFDADGRVAYVVEDVRGAAGLLASKEVAEHMRAELDLLRGILPTCAGCKRIRTADGRWQEIEAYVAEHSGAEFSHGLCPACVDRLYPDYREKKG, from the coding sequence GTGGATGACGGCCAGGCGCGCGACGCGCCCCCGCTCGAACCCTCGCGGATACTGGACGCGGTCGCGGATCCGGTGCTCGTGATCTCCCGTTCGTTCCGGATCGTCTACATGAACGCCGCGGCGCGCGCGCGGTACGGATCGCCCGGCTTCGATGACGAGGCGACCTCCTGCCACGCTGTGATGCACGGCTCCGCGAAGCCGTGCTTCGAGGCCGGTGTGCTCTGCCCGGTGTGCGAGGTGTTCGAGACCGGAGCGAGGGCGCACATCGTCCACGACCACGTGAGCCCGGACGGGACGTTCGCCGCCGAGGAGGTCGTCGCGTCGCCGCTGTTCGACGCCGACGGCCGCGTCGCCTACGTGGTGGAGGACGTACGGGGGGCGGCAGGCCTGCTCGCGTCCAAGGAGGTCGCCGAGCACATGCGCGCGGAGCTCGATCTCCTGCGCGGGATCCTGCCGACCTGCGCGGGCTGCAAGCGGATCCGCACGGCGGACGGCCGCTGGCAGGAGATCGAGGCGTACGTCGCAGAGCACTCGGGCGCCGAGTTCTCGCACGGCCTGTGCCCGGCGTGCGTGGATCGGCTCTATCCCGATTATCGGGAGAAGAAGGGCTGA
- a CDS encoding cobalamin B12-binding domain-containing protein, producing PLAQSGSGPQVILANLEGERHTLGLHMAAVFLALGGFRIVFLGMSTPRRDIVAASSASGSLAAVIGTSTAAEPKRTSAELKALRADLPAPIIVVVGGNEALHEIPGVVAMESLDAFHGWVETLAAASGSASQLRGTSPGLGPR from the coding sequence CCCCTCGCGCAGTCGGGGAGCGGCCCGCAGGTGATCCTCGCCAACCTCGAAGGTGAGCGGCACACCCTCGGGCTGCACATGGCCGCCGTCTTCCTCGCCCTCGGCGGTTTCCGGATCGTCTTCCTCGGAATGAGCACGCCGCGCAGGGACATCGTCGCCGCGTCGTCCGCGTCCGGATCGCTCGCCGCGGTGATCGGCACGTCGACGGCCGCGGAGCCGAAGCGCACCTCGGCCGAGCTCAAGGCGCTGCGCGCGGATCTGCCCGCACCGATCATCGTCGTCGTCGGCGGCAACGAGGCTCTGCACGAGATCCCGGGCGTCGTCGCGATGGAGTCGCTCGACGCGTTCCACGGGTGGGTCGAGACGCTCGCGGCCGCGTCGGGATCCGCCAGCCAGCTGCGCGGCACGAGCCCCGGGCTCGGCCCGCGGTAG